One part of the Eptesicus fuscus isolate TK198812 chromosome 2, DD_ASM_mEF_20220401, whole genome shotgun sequence genome encodes these proteins:
- the THAP6 gene encoding THAP domain-containing protein 6 isoform X4, producing MVKCCSAIGCASRCLPNSKLKGLTFHVFPTDENVKRKWVLAMKRLDVNAAGIWEPKKGDVLCSRHFKKTDFDRSTPNIKLKPGVIPSIFDFPSHLQGKREQLHCRKNFTLKPLPVTNHNHQLVGASSCIEEFQPQFIFDSKPSFLMGFYPHLTDQHYAKKSLRSYIFTTLKKTH from the exons ATGGTGAAATGTTGCTCGGCGATTGGATGTGCTTCTCGCTGTTTGCCAAATTCCAAGTTGAAAGGGCTGACGTTTCACGT atTCCCCACAGATGAAAATGTAAAGAGAAAATGGGTATTAGCGATGAAAAGACTTGATGTGAATGCTGCAGGCATTTGGGAGCCTAAAAAAGGAGATGTGTTGTGTTCAAGGCACTTTAAGAAGACAGATTTTGACAGAAGTACTCCAAATATTAAACTGAAACCTGGAGTCATACCTTCTATCTTTGATTTCCCATCTCACTTACAG GGGAAAAGAGAACAGCTTCATTGTAGAAAAAACTTCACCCTCAAACCCCTTCCAGTCACAAACCACAATCACCAGCTTGTTGGTGCTTCCTCGTGTATTGAAGAATTTCAACCCCAGTTCATTTTT gattccaaACCTTCCTTCTTAATGGGATTTTACCCACATTTGACGGAtcagcattatgctaagaagtCTCTGAGGTCATATATTTTTACTACCTTAAAAAAAACTCATTAG
- the THAP6 gene encoding THAP domain-containing protein 6 isoform X3 yields MVKCCSAIGCASRCLPNSKLKGLTFHVFPTDENVKRKWVLAMKRLDVNAAGIWEPKKGDVLCSRHFKKTDFDRSTPNIKLKPGVIPSIFDFPSHLQEHSYSVMDSPKKLKYKLDHVISELEDTKKSLRNVLDREKRFQKSLGKTIRELKDDCLISQETANRLEAFCWEYYQESIE; encoded by the exons ATGGTGAAATGTTGCTCGGCGATTGGATGTGCTTCTCGCTGTTTGCCAAATTCCAAGTTGAAAGGGCTGACGTTTCACGT atTCCCCACAGATGAAAATGTAAAGAGAAAATGGGTATTAGCGATGAAAAGACTTGATGTGAATGCTGCAGGCATTTGGGAGCCTAAAAAAGGAGATGTGTTGTGTTCAAGGCACTTTAAGAAGACAGATTTTGACAGAAGTACTCCAAATATTAAACTGAAACCTGGAGTCATACCTTCTATCTTTGATTTCCCATCTCACTTACAG GAGCATAGCTACAGTGTAATGGACAGTCCAAAGAAACTTAAGTATAAATTAGATCATGTGATCAGCGAGCTAGAGGATACCAAGAAAAGTCTGCGGAATGTTTTAGACCGAGAAAAGCGTTTCCAAAAATCATTGGGGAAGACAATCAGGGAATTAAAGGATGACTGTCTCATCAGCCAAGAAACAGCAAATAGACTGGAAGCTTTTTGTTGGGAATATTATCAGGAGAGCATAGAATGA
- the THAP6 gene encoding THAP domain-containing protein 6 isoform X1 translates to MVKCCSAIGCASRCLPNSKLKGLTFHVFPTDENVKRKWVLAMKRLDVNAAGIWEPKKGDVLCSRHFKKTDFDRSTPNIKLKPGVIPSIFDFPSHLQGKREQLHCRKNFTLKPLPVTNHNHQLVGASSCIEEFQPQFIFEHSYSVMDSPKKLKYKLDHVISELEDTKKSLRNVLDREKRFQKSLGKTIRELKDDCLISQETANRLEAFCWEYYQESIE, encoded by the exons ATGGTGAAATGTTGCTCGGCGATTGGATGTGCTTCTCGCTGTTTGCCAAATTCCAAGTTGAAAGGGCTGACGTTTCACGT atTCCCCACAGATGAAAATGTAAAGAGAAAATGGGTATTAGCGATGAAAAGACTTGATGTGAATGCTGCAGGCATTTGGGAGCCTAAAAAAGGAGATGTGTTGTGTTCAAGGCACTTTAAGAAGACAGATTTTGACAGAAGTACTCCAAATATTAAACTGAAACCTGGAGTCATACCTTCTATCTTTGATTTCCCATCTCACTTACAG GGGAAAAGAGAACAGCTTCATTGTAGAAAAAACTTCACCCTCAAACCCCTTCCAGTCACAAACCACAATCACCAGCTTGTTGGTGCTTCCTCGTGTATTGAAGAATTTCAACCCCAGTTCATTTTT GAGCATAGCTACAGTGTAATGGACAGTCCAAAGAAACTTAAGTATAAATTAGATCATGTGATCAGCGAGCTAGAGGATACCAAGAAAAGTCTGCGGAATGTTTTAGACCGAGAAAAGCGTTTCCAAAAATCATTGGGGAAGACAATCAGGGAATTAAAGGATGACTGTCTCATCAGCCAAGAAACAGCAAATAGACTGGAAGCTTTTTGTTGGGAATATTATCAGGAGAGCATAGAATGA
- the THAP6 gene encoding THAP domain-containing protein 6 isoform X2: MKRLDVNAAGIWEPKKGDVLCSRHFKKTDFDRSTPNIKLKPGVIPSIFDFPSHLQGKREQLHCRKNFTLKPLPVTNHNHQLVGASSCIEEFQPQFIFEHSYSVMDSPKKLKYKLDHVISELEDTKKSLRNVLDREKRFQKSLGKTIRELKDDCLISQETANRLEAFCWEYYQESIE, from the exons ATGAAAAGACTTGATGTGAATGCTGCAGGCATTTGGGAGCCTAAAAAAGGAGATGTGTTGTGTTCAAGGCACTTTAAGAAGACAGATTTTGACAGAAGTACTCCAAATATTAAACTGAAACCTGGAGTCATACCTTCTATCTTTGATTTCCCATCTCACTTACAG GGGAAAAGAGAACAGCTTCATTGTAGAAAAAACTTCACCCTCAAACCCCTTCCAGTCACAAACCACAATCACCAGCTTGTTGGTGCTTCCTCGTGTATTGAAGAATTTCAACCCCAGTTCATTTTT GAGCATAGCTACAGTGTAATGGACAGTCCAAAGAAACTTAAGTATAAATTAGATCATGTGATCAGCGAGCTAGAGGATACCAAGAAAAGTCTGCGGAATGTTTTAGACCGAGAAAAGCGTTTCCAAAAATCATTGGGGAAGACAATCAGGGAATTAAAGGATGACTGTCTCATCAGCCAAGAAACAGCAAATAGACTGGAAGCTTTTTGTTGGGAATATTATCAGGAGAGCATAGAATGA
- the LOC129151871 gene encoding thymosin beta-4-like, with product MADIEKFVKLKLKKIEMQQKNPLPSKETTEQEKQAGKS from the coding sequence ATGGCTGACATTGAGAAATTCGTTAAGTTGAAACTGAAGAAGATAGAAATGCAACAGAAAAATCCACTGCCTTCAAAAGAAACAACTGAacaggagaagcaagcaggcaaaTCGTAA